A window of the Astyanax mexicanus isolate ESR-SI-001 chromosome 22, AstMex3_surface, whole genome shotgun sequence genome harbors these coding sequences:
- the nitr7a gene encoding novel immune-type receptor 7a: MMVNSENSSLTIRSFNVSDSGLYYCCSLYQKYMIYSNSTYLQIRESSRIPDKAPAGSAADGVFPLLTLLFGTMNAVLLSALLILIFIIQSYRKELREERERVKYRT; the protein is encoded by the exons ATGATGGTGAACTCTGAGAACTCGTCTCTCACTATAAGATCATTTAATGTCTCTGATTCAGGACTCTATTACTGCTGTTCTCTCTATCAGAAgtacatgatctacagtaactctacCTACCTACAGATCAGAG AGTCCTCCAGGATCCCAGACAAAGCCCCAG CCGGTTCTGCTGCTGATGGTGTGTTCCCGTTGCTGACTCTGCTGTTTGGAACGATGAACGCTGTTCTCCTCAGTGCTCTTCTCATCCTCATCTTCATTATTCAGAGCTACAGGAAGGAGCTGAGAGAAGAGCGGGAGAGGGTAAAGTACAGAACTTAA
- the LOC125786769 gene encoding uncharacterized protein LOC125786769, with product MFCTVCVAGLLLVVVSDQNTLRLEAEPGDNVTIWYQHSLTDPAYITWFRHQNLSLPDRLACQHYKLYFSPSLCHFVPQRNRMMMSVNSESTSLIITGVNYSDSGLYYCITQRGNIINFSNATYLLVTDRNETLFKSSNNNIRDVPVFFILSVMFGAVIGIPTSVLLIILGCRKQHRDDNGSKVKEVEQDGDMVNYTALQFSKKKRPRNSEYSHIVYSSVKCY from the exons ATGTTCTGTACTGTGTGTGTTGCAGGTTTACTCTTGGTGGTCGTGTCTGATCAGAACACTTTAAGACTGGAGGCAGAACCTGGAGATAATGTGACTATCTGGTACCAGCACAGCTTGACAGATCCAGCGTATATTACCTGGTTCAGACACCAGAACCTTTCTTTACCAGATCGTCTCGCTTGCCAACATTATAAACTGTACTTCTCACCAAGTCTGTGTCATTTTGTTCCCCAAAGAAACAGAATGATGATGTCTGTGAATTCTGAGAGTACATCTCTCATCATTACTGGGGTTAATTACTCTGATTCAGGACTTTATTATTGCATCACCCAGAGGGGCAACATCATAAACTTCAGCAACGCAACCTATCTACTGGTGACAG ATAGAAATGAAACTCTCTTCAAAAGCTCCAACAACAACATCAGAG ACGTACCCGTGTTCTTCATACTGAGTGTAATGTTTGGGGCCGTGATCGGGATTCCCACCAGTGTCCTTCTGATTATTCTGGGTTGTAGAAAACAACACAGAGATG ATAATGGATCTAAAGTGAAAGAAGTG GAACAGGATGGGGACATGGTGAACTACACTGCTCTGCAGTTCTCCAAGAAGAAAAGACCAAGAAACAGTGAATATTCACACATTGTGTATTCTTCAGTAAAATGCTATTAG